Proteins encoded by one window of Streptococcus suis S735:
- a CDS encoding LacI family DNA-binding transcriptional regulator, with protein MEEQKSITMKDVARVAGVSVGTVSRVINNEPGIKESTLEKVNAAIKELNYIPDVYARGMKKNKTETIALIIPTVWHPFFGEFAYHVEVELSKKNYKLLLCNISGPKRELDYLTMLQQNKVDGIIAITYSPIEDYLSSNIPFVSIDRTYENKAIPCVSSDNRAGAELAANTLIAKGGRHFAFIGGHNKTINETKKRRLYFEKRILEAGFPCHVLDLEEPYDDFVGQVEEFLINNPQVDAIFTINDFTALDTLAVLEKLRRRVPEDVQVIGYDGIQLASEKSLALSTIRQPLESMAQEAVACLIDIIEKRERPLQVTLPISYLEGKTTKNF; from the coding sequence ATGGAAGAACAAAAATCAATTACTATGAAAGATGTAGCTCGAGTTGCAGGGGTCAGTGTTGGGACAGTTTCAAGAGTTATCAACAATGAGCCAGGTATTAAGGAAAGTACGCTTGAAAAAGTCAATGCTGCCATTAAGGAATTGAATTACATTCCAGATGTTTATGCTCGTGGCATGAAGAAGAACAAAACCGAAACTATCGCCTTGATTATTCCGACAGTTTGGCATCCTTTTTTTGGAGAATTTGCCTATCATGTTGAAGTGGAACTGAGTAAGAAAAATTACAAGTTGCTCCTTTGCAATATTTCTGGTCCAAAAAGGGAGTTGGATTATCTGACTATGCTGCAACAAAATAAGGTGGACGGCATTATTGCTATCACCTACAGTCCAATCGAGGATTACTTATCTTCTAACATTCCATTCGTCAGTATCGACCGCACCTATGAAAATAAGGCTATCCCTTGTGTCAGTTCGGACAACCGAGCTGGTGCGGAACTGGCAGCGAATACCTTGATAGCAAAAGGAGGTCGCCATTTTGCCTTTATCGGTGGGCACAATAAAACAATCAATGAAACCAAGAAGCGTAGATTGTATTTTGAAAAGAGGATTTTAGAGGCAGGTTTTCCTTGTCATGTCTTGGACTTGGAAGAGCCATATGATGACTTTGTCGGTCAAGTCGAAGAGTTTCTGATTAACAATCCACAGGTTGATGCTATTTTCACCATCAATGATTTTACGGCCCTAGACACACTTGCTGTTTTGGAAAAACTGAGACGACGGGTTCCAGAAGATGTGCAGGTGATTGGCTATGATGGTATTCAGTTGGCAAGTGAAAAATCTTTAGCCCTTTCGACCATTCGTCAACCTTTGGAGTCTATGGCCCAAGAAGCCGTTGCCTGTCTAATTGATATTATTGAGAAAAGAGAGCGCCCCCTACAAGTCACTCTACCGATTTCCTATCTTGAAGGAAAAACTACAAAAAATTTTTAA
- a CDS encoding ABC transporter permease: protein MKTSKLQQASLFDRIKQQKLLLLMLLPGLVLTFIFRYIPMYGVLIAFKDYNPLKGVLGSEWIGFEEFTKFLSSPNFGTLLANTLKLSVYGLLLGFLLPIILAIMLNQLLSDKAKKRIQLVLYAPNFISVVVIVGMIFLFFSVGGPVNSILGMFGIEANFLTDPDFFRPLYILSGIWQGMGWASTLYTATLINVDPALIEAAKLDGANIFQRIWHIDLPALKPVMVIQFILAAGGIMNVGYEKAFLMQTSLNLTSSEIISTYVYKIGLVSGDYSYSTAVGLFNALINIILLIAVNKIVKRINDGQGL from the coding sequence ATGAAAACATCAAAACTGCAACAAGCTAGTCTATTCGATAGAATCAAGCAACAGAAACTCTTGTTACTGATGTTACTACCAGGCTTGGTCTTGACTTTCATCTTCCGTTACATTCCCATGTACGGAGTGCTGATTGCCTTTAAAGACTATAATCCTTTAAAAGGGGTGCTTGGTAGTGAGTGGATTGGGTTTGAAGAGTTTACCAAGTTTCTCTCGTCTCCAAATTTCGGCACCTTACTTGCCAACACCTTGAAATTGAGTGTCTACGGTCTGCTCTTAGGATTTCTTCTACCAATTATTTTGGCCATCATGCTCAATCAACTATTGAGCGATAAGGCTAAAAAACGGATTCAGTTGGTGCTCTACGCTCCAAACTTTATCTCAGTCGTTGTCATCGTCGGTATGATTTTCCTCTTCTTCTCAGTAGGAGGACCGGTTAATTCCATCCTAGGTATGTTTGGCATTGAAGCCAACTTCCTGACAGACCCAGACTTCTTCAGACCCCTCTACATCCTCAGTGGTATTTGGCAGGGAATGGGCTGGGCATCGACTCTTTACACGGCTACCTTGATCAATGTTGATCCAGCCTTGATTGAAGCGGCTAAGCTAGACGGTGCAAATATTTTCCAACGAATCTGGCATATTGACTTACCAGCACTAAAACCAGTTATGGTCATTCAGTTTATCTTAGCAGCTGGGGGCATCATGAACGTTGGTTACGAAAAAGCCTTTCTGATGCAGACTTCCCTCAACCTGACCAGTTCTGAAATCATTTCAACCTATGTCTATAAAATCGGTTTGGTGTCAGGGGACTACTCTTATTCAACAGCGGTTGGCTTATTTAACGCACTTATCAATATTATTCTGCTGATTGCAGTCAATAAGATTGTCAAACGCATCAACGACGGACAAGGCTTATAG